One part of the Thermodesulfobacterium commune DSM 2178 genome encodes these proteins:
- a CDS encoding Ni/Fe hydrogenase subunit alpha — MQRIEINPMTRLEGHGKITIFLDDKGNVDNAFWQVVEFMGYEKFLIGMPIEEVPRTVSTVCGVCRAVHFMASLKAADEVYGVKPTETARKLRELFYYAHYVEDHMEIIYALGLPDFVCGPTASPAERNLVGLIMKVGVDVGRDVLKKRFAAVRIFEILGGRPSHPVAAIPGGWSKRLKEEERQEILRYADECVELGKFTLKAFKDLVLSNPQYVELIKGDIYKVVTNYLGTVDEAGKVTYYDGTQVFVDTKGNEIGRFSGKEYLEWIAERTLPWSYQKAPYIKKLGWKGIVDGEGTSLYSVGPLARFNVGNGFDTPGAQEAYEEMVEFFGGKPVHNILGYHWARAIELLHCAEKVKELASDESITAPDVRQELGEALGEGVGIVEAARGTLIHHYKTDSKGIVTDANIIVATTHNKGSINIAIKRAAENFIKEGKVDEGILNLVEMAYRPYDLCLACSTHTLPGKLPVQIDIYTKDGELVKSLRNFK; from the coding sequence ATGCAGAGGATAGAGATAAATCCCATGACAAGGCTTGAGGGTCATGGGAAGATAACGATATTTTTGGATGACAAGGGGAATGTGGACAATGCCTTTTGGCAGGTAGTAGAGTTTATGGGATATGAGAAGTTTTTGATAGGTATGCCTATAGAGGAGGTACCAAGGACAGTAAGTACCGTCTGTGGGGTATGTAGGGCTGTTCATTTTATGGCCTCGTTGAAGGCCGCAGATGAGGTATATGGGGTAAAGCCTACGGAGACGGCGAGGAAGTTGAGGGAGTTGTTTTATTATGCGCATTATGTAGAGGACCACATGGAGATCATATATGCGTTGGGGTTGCCTGATTTTGTTTGTGGGCCTACGGCATCTCCAGCAGAGAGGAACTTGGTTGGGTTGATTATGAAGGTGGGAGTTGATGTAGGAAGAGATGTTTTGAAGAAGAGATTTGCTGCTGTTAGGATCTTTGAGATCCTTGGAGGAAGGCCAAGCCATCCAGTGGCAGCGATACCCGGGGGATGGAGCAAGAGGCTGAAGGAGGAGGAAAGGCAGGAGATACTGAGGTATGCGGATGAGTGTGTGGAGTTAGGGAAGTTTACGCTTAAGGCGTTTAAGGATTTGGTGTTAAGTAATCCTCAGTATGTGGAGTTGATAAAGGGGGACATTTACAAGGTGGTGACGAATTATTTGGGAACGGTGGATGAGGCTGGGAAGGTAACCTATTATGATGGTACACAGGTGTTTGTGGACACGAAGGGTAATGAGATAGGTAGGTTTAGTGGTAAGGAGTATTTGGAGTGGATAGCAGAGAGGACGTTGCCGTGGAGTTATCAGAAGGCACCGTACATTAAGAAGTTAGGTTGGAAGGGGATAGTGGATGGAGAGGGAACGAGTTTATACAGTGTGGGGCCGCTAGCGAGGTTTAACGTGGGGAATGGATTTGACACACCTGGTGCGCAGGAGGCGTATGAGGAGATGGTAGAGTTTTTTGGAGGGAAGCCTGTGCATAACATACTGGGTTATCACTGGGCGAGGGCGATAGAGTTGTTACATTGTGCGGAGAAGGTGAAGGAGCTTGCGTCAGACGAGAGTATCACAGCTCCTGACGTGAGGCAGGAGTTAGGTGAGGCATTAGGAGAGGGAGTAGGGATTGTTGAGGCAGCGAGGGGAACGCTTATTCATCATTACAAGACAGACAGTAAGGGTATAGTAACTGACGCAAACATCATAGTTGCAACCACCCACAACAAAGGGTCTATAAACATAGCGATCAAGAGGGCGGCAGAGAATTTTATCAAGGAAGGAAAGGTAGATGAGGGAATTTTAAACTTGGTAGAGATGGCTTACAGGCCCTATGACCTTTGTCTTGCCTGTTCTACCCACACCTTACCTGGGAAGTTGCCTGTGCAGATAGACATCTACACCAAGGACGGAGAGCTGGTAAAAAGTTTGAGAAACTTTAAATAA
- a CDS encoding NADH-quinone oxidoreductase subunit B family protein produces the protein MSKPKLAYYLAGGCAGCDISLVDLADFLVDVVSAVDIVFFAPTLVDVKYKDFEALPDGSVDVGLLTGNIRNKEHEHMAKVMRAKCKVLIAYGICASLGGIKGLVNLYSNQELLEKAYRDTFSTDNPTGELPSPKYVVDGKYELELPELTEARTLDQVVEVDYYIGGCPPHYEHVKAALVALLEGKLPPRGSWITMGHAVCEVCSRNPVLRGEKKKPVLEVRRVIEGGVEEEACLLEAGYLCLGPVTQGDCGASCLKVNVPCRGCGGPIPGVRDYGLRAISAIASALENEELVDRIEDPVRLFYRYSLPGSMIGKRLGK, from the coding sequence ATGAGTAAGCCTAAGTTAGCATATTACCTGGCAGGAGGATGTGCAGGTTGTGATATAAGTTTGGTAGATTTAGCTGATTTTTTGGTGGATGTGGTTAGTGCGGTGGACATAGTGTTTTTTGCGCCTACACTTGTGGATGTGAAGTATAAGGATTTTGAGGCATTGCCAGATGGGTCGGTGGATGTGGGTTTGTTGACAGGTAACATAAGGAACAAGGAACATGAGCATATGGCGAAGGTGATGAGGGCGAAGTGTAAGGTGTTGATAGCGTATGGTATATGTGCGAGTTTAGGTGGTATCAAGGGTTTGGTTAATTTGTATAGTAATCAGGAGTTGTTGGAGAAGGCGTATAGGGATACGTTTAGTACAGACAATCCTACAGGGGAGTTACCGAGTCCCAAGTATGTGGTAGATGGGAAGTATGAGTTGGAGTTGCCGGAGTTGACGGAGGCCAGAACGTTGGATCAGGTGGTGGAGGTGGATTATTACATAGGAGGGTGTCCGCCGCATTATGAGCATGTGAAGGCGGCGTTGGTTGCGTTGTTAGAGGGTAAGTTACCGCCGAGGGGTAGTTGGATAACGATGGGGCATGCGGTGTGTGAGGTATGTTCGAGGAACCCTGTGTTGAGGGGGGAGAAGAAGAAGCCTGTATTAGAGGTTAGGAGGGTGATAGAAGGGGGAGTAGAGGAGGAGGCATGTTTGCTTGAGGCGGGGTATTTGTGTTTAGGTCCTGTTACACAGGGAGACTGTGGAGCGAGTTGTTTGAAGGTGAACGTGCCGTGTAGGGGATGTGGAGGGCCGATACCAGGGGTAAGGGATTATGGTTTGAGGGCGATAAGTGCGATAGCGAGTGCATTGGAAAACGAGGAGTTGGTAGACAGGATAGAGGACCCTGTGAGGTTGTTTTACCGGTATAGTTTGCCAGGGTCTATGATAGGGAAGAGGCTTGGAAAGTAG